One stretch of Chryseobacterium scophthalmum DNA includes these proteins:
- a CDS encoding LysR family transcriptional regulator: protein MVNLEWYRTFKAIYKTGTLTGAADSLFISQPGVSLHLGSLEAYVGYKLFDRTGRKMIPTERGKVLFNAISEPLTKLEEVEKNFQKSTEKHTPTISVGMCFETFQTTLEQYVSTLDFNLIISFGEYPEMLDQLDKGILDLIITPKKGTSPNILHEAFSSEQIILVGGKDIDTESFGEVLKTKDFQKIESWLKNEKWYGTTGDMEHLFQFWLMNFGHKPNFRPNYIVPNLNSIIRCLKGGTGLAVVPDFLCKNEIESGEIQLIWEGDKKLENTLYFGCRKKTMYQSEIDHIKGLFRQVMSGVEV from the coding sequence ATGGTTAATTTAGAATGGTACCGCACTTTTAAAGCGATTTATAAAACCGGAACGTTAACCGGAGCGGCAGATTCTCTGTTTATTTCGCAACCCGGAGTAAGTTTGCATTTAGGCTCATTGGAAGCGTATGTTGGATACAAATTATTTGACAGAACCGGAAGAAAAATGATTCCAACTGAGAGAGGAAAGGTTTTGTTTAATGCAATTTCAGAACCTTTGACAAAACTTGAAGAAGTTGAAAAAAACTTTCAGAAATCTACCGAAAAACATACGCCAACCATCAGTGTCGGAATGTGTTTTGAGACTTTTCAAACTACTTTAGAACAGTATGTTTCGACGCTGGATTTTAATTTAATTATCAGTTTTGGTGAGTATCCTGAAATGCTCGACCAGTTGGATAAAGGAATTTTAGATTTAATTATCACTCCTAAAAAAGGAACATCGCCCAATATTCTGCACGAAGCATTTTCTTCTGAACAAATTATTTTGGTAGGCGGAAAAGATATTGATACAGAAAGTTTTGGTGAGGTTTTAAAAACCAAAGATTTTCAAAAAATTGAAAGCTGGCTGAAAAACGAAAAATGGTACGGTACAACTGGTGATATGGAACATCTTTTTCAGTTTTGGCTAATGAATTTCGGGCATAAACCTAATTTCAGACCCAATTATATTGTTCCAAACTTAAATTCGATTATCCGTTGTCTGAAAGGCGGAACGGGATTGGCCGTTGTTCCTGATTTTTTATGTAAAAATGAAATTGAAAGTGGTGAAATACAACTGATTTGGGAAGGCGATAAAAAACTTGAAAACACTCTTTACTTTGGCTGCAGAAAAAAGACAATGTATCAATCTGAAATCGACCACATCAAAGGACTTTTCAGACAGGTGATGAGTGGAGTTGAGGTTTAA